A region from the Paludicola sp. MB14-C6 genome encodes:
- a CDS encoding sigma-E processing peptidase SpoIIGA, with the protein MKETIYIDVLILLNIYVSYFLFACTKKILGVSVSNLRMIIACLVSGAYSLLILFNINFIEFTLIKIAMGLSLSAIAFFNKRIRFFVKATLVFFLVNFIFGGLMFCLWYFITPASMQYKNGVVYFNISALAIAIFTIIAYLIITAFTYFLNKRNQTKDCYYVILSLDGRETMISALLDTGNKLTDAFTGLPIMVCELTELKSLLPKRLYAYFESPQEALLDKEDTYLISKKIRMIPVSVVSGTGCLMAFKPDKITLVHKQKKMETNALVAVTTQKLSDGDFQALISTAMLCNVESIGNSNKNKGNEKSVETAITSKMKF; encoded by the coding sequence GTGAAAGAAACAATTTATATTGATGTACTCATTTTATTGAATATTTATGTAAGCTATTTTTTATTTGCTTGCACCAAAAAGATATTAGGCGTATCTGTTTCAAACCTGCGTATGATAATTGCCTGTTTAGTTTCAGGTGCTTATTCCCTTTTAATATTATTTAATATAAATTTTATTGAATTTACCCTGATAAAAATCGCAATGGGGTTATCATTAAGCGCAATTGCTTTCTTTAATAAACGAATACGCTTTTTTGTAAAAGCAACATTGGTGTTTTTCCTTGTGAATTTTATTTTCGGTGGACTAATGTTTTGCCTTTGGTATTTTATTACTCCGGCTTCAATGCAATATAAAAATGGAGTAGTATATTTTAATATCTCTGCACTTGCTATAGCTATTTTTACCATAATTGCATATTTAATTATTACTGCTTTTACTTATTTTTTGAACAAACGAAATCAAACCAAAGATTGTTATTACGTGATATTATCATTGGATGGCCGAGAAACAATGATATCAGCATTACTTGATACAGGAAATAAGTTGACCGATGCGTTTACTGGGCTTCCGATTATGGTTTGTGAATTAACCGAACTAAAATCATTACTACCTAAAAGATTATACGCTTATTTTGAATCGCCACAAGAAGCTTTGCTGGATAAGGAAGATACCTACTTAATCTCAAAAAAAATACGAATGATACCTGTTAGCGTTGTCAGTGGTACAGGATGTTTGATGGCTTTTAAGCCGGATAAGATTACGTTAGTACATAAACAAAAGAAAATGGAAACTAATGCTTTAGTAGCAGTAACGACTCAAAAGCTATCTGACGGAGATTTTCAAGCATTAATTAGTACAGCAATGTTATGTAATGTAGAAAGCATCGGAAATAGCAATAAGAATAAAGGAAATGAAAAGAGTGTTGAAACTGCAATAACCAGTAAAATGAAATTTTAA
- the sigE gene encoding RNA polymerase sporulation sigma factor SigE, which yields MKNLVMKMKYYFKRMLNRLFGREYVHYINGPETLPPPLTKEEESIVFTKLEANEPEARDILIVHNLRLVVYIAKKFESTGIGIEDLISIGTIGLIKAVNTFCPSKNIKLATYASRCIENEILMFLRKSTLSKNDISIDEPLNVDWDGNELLLSDLLGTDPDTVNRDLENEIERELLISCVNKLSERERVIMELRFGLKTGEEKTQKEVADMIGISQSYISRLEKRIIKRLKNEFQKII from the coding sequence ATGAAAAACTTAGTAATGAAAATGAAGTACTACTTCAAAAGGATGTTAAATCGTTTATTTGGACGAGAATATGTTCATTATATTAATGGGCCTGAAACATTACCACCACCACTAACAAAAGAAGAGGAAAGTATTGTTTTTACCAAGCTGGAAGCGAACGAACCAGAGGCTAGAGATATTTTAATTGTACATAATCTTCGTTTAGTTGTATATATTGCGAAAAAATTTGAATCTACAGGAATCGGAATTGAAGATCTAATATCAATTGGAACCATTGGACTAATTAAAGCTGTAAATACTTTTTGTCCAAGTAAAAATATAAAGCTGGCAACTTACGCATCTCGATGTATTGAAAACGAAATATTAATGTTTTTAAGAAAAAGTACACTTTCTAAAAATGATATTTCGATTGACGAACCATTAAATGTGGATTGGGACGGCAATGAGTTATTGCTATCCGATTTATTGGGAACAGATCCGGATACCGTAAATCGAGATTTAGAAAACGAAATTGAGCGAGAATTATTGATTTCTTGTGTGAATAAATTAAGTGAACGTGAGCGAGTAATTATGGAACTTCGATTTGGGCTAAAGACTGGTGAAGAGAAAACTCAAAAAGAAGTTGCCGATATGATTGGTATTTCTCAATCATATATTTCTCGTTTGGAGAAGCGAATTATTAAGCGCCTTAAAAATGAATTTCAGAAAATTATTTAG
- a CDS encoding glycosyltransferase, with protein MKVALFTETYLPYINGVVTHVKALKDGLEKTGHEVLVVTANTKTHHHYIEDGVLNCPAKLFKKLYNYGLASPLSHKRLKILRDFDPDVIHIHNEFGVGLSGTLIADRLQIPLVYTLHTMYDDYLYYIAPKKLVPMLRKVSHRYVKYLAKHATALTGPSQKVQEFFDECGAQKSVNVVPNPVELDVFNPHNVDKVRAQEIRNQYHVADDEILISFCGRLGREKSVDVLLNYWSKNVKKEDKLKLLILGEGPCLDELKHQAKELGISDMVSFAGRIEHDDLPCYYGACQLYITASLSDTNSISMKEAMATGLPVIHIQDPLNAGQVVDGVNGYIYKDADEMYQILMNFKNKTQEEKDNLRNSVINSVKIYGCEALAEYLVKVYQEAIDEKKAKAK; from the coding sequence ATGAAGGTAGCTTTATTTACTGAGACATACTTACCATATATTAATGGTGTGGTTACTCATGTGAAAGCGCTAAAAGATGGACTTGAGAAAACAGGCCATGAAGTATTAGTCGTAACAGCAAATACAAAGACTCATCATCATTATATTGAAGACGGCGTATTAAACTGCCCTGCAAAATTGTTTAAAAAATTATATAATTATGGTTTAGCTTCCCCTTTAAGTCATAAACGTTTAAAAATCTTAAGAGATTTTGATCCTGATGTAATTCATATCCACAATGAATTTGGTGTTGGTTTATCTGGAACGCTAATTGCCGATCGTTTGCAAATTCCATTAGTATATACATTGCATACAATGTATGATGATTATTTGTATTATATTGCACCAAAAAAGTTGGTACCTATGTTAAGAAAAGTATCCCATCGTTACGTTAAATATTTAGCAAAACATGCAACAGCATTAACAGGACCATCTCAAAAAGTACAAGAGTTTTTTGATGAATGCGGTGCACAAAAGAGTGTAAATGTTGTTCCTAATCCGGTAGAACTAGATGTATTCAATCCGCATAATGTTGATAAGGTAAGAGCACAAGAAATTCGCAATCAATATCATGTTGCAGATGATGAAATATTAATTTCATTTTGTGGTAGATTAGGCAGAGAAAAAAGCGTTGATGTTCTTTTAAATTATTGGTCAAAAAACGTTAAAAAAGAAGATAAGCTAAAACTATTGATACTTGGTGAAGGCCCTTGTCTAGATGAATTAAAGCATCAAGCAAAAGAGCTTGGCATTTCAGATATGGTTTCGTTTGCTGGAAGAATTGAGCATGATGATTTACCTTGTTACTATGGTGCATGTCAATTATATATTACAGCGTCTTTATCTGATACAAACTCTATATCTATGAAAGAAGCAATGGCAACGGGATTGCCTGTAATTCATATTCAAGACCCATTAAATGCAGGTCAAGTAGTTGATGGAGTAAACGGTTATATTTATAAAGATGCAGATGAGATGTATCAAATACTGATGAACTTTAAAAATAAAACACAAGAAGAAAAAGACAATTTAAGAAATTCAGTTATTAACTCTGTAAAGATTTACGGTTGTGAAGCACTTGCTGAATATCTTGTAAAAGTTTATCAAGAAGCAATAGACGAGAAAAAAGCGAAAGCAAAATAA
- a CDS encoding mechanosensitive ion channel family protein — MKDNIINYFKLHTPNIIWSIVILVVGLILVKFFMSILKKIFKKSKLDPICHKFILSFIKVTLYIIVGISALTELGVPPTSLITVLGAAGLAIGLAVQDSLANLAGGFILLFTKPFKVGDYIQIADITGTVKHINVLQTKLDTIDNKAIFIPNGQVSTAKIINYSAEPTRRLDLVFSIGYQADFQFVKQLLTDIVEKNPLTLKDPPPIIRMTEHGASSIKIAVKVWVLTENYMDLNFDLLEEVKLAFDKNKITIPFTQMDVNIISKEK, encoded by the coding sequence ATGAAAGACAATATTATTAACTATTTTAAGCTGCATACTCCCAATATTATTTGGAGTATTGTTATCTTAGTTGTAGGGCTAATTTTAGTGAAGTTCTTCATGAGCATACTAAAAAAGATCTTTAAGAAGTCAAAGCTAGACCCTATATGCCACAAATTTATTTTATCATTCATTAAAGTTACGCTGTATATTATAGTTGGAATCTCCGCTTTAACTGAATTGGGTGTGCCTCCAACATCACTAATTACCGTATTAGGTGCAGCAGGACTTGCTATTGGGCTTGCAGTTCAAGATAGCTTAGCAAATTTAGCAGGTGGATTTATCTTACTTTTTACAAAGCCATTTAAAGTTGGTGATTATATTCAAATTGCTGATATTACAGGTACCGTAAAGCATATCAACGTTTTGCAAACCAAGCTTGATACGATTGATAACAAAGCAATTTTTATCCCAAACGGGCAAGTTTCGACTGCAAAAATTATCAACTATTCTGCTGAACCAACTAGGCGATTGGATTTGGTTTTTTCCATTGGTTATCAAGCTGATTTTCAATTTGTAAAGCAGTTGCTTACAGATATTGTTGAAAAAAATCCACTAACATTAAAAGATCCACCGCCAATTATTCGTATGACTGAGCATGGTGCAAGCTCTATTAAAATTGCAGTAAAAGTATGGGTATTAACTGAAAACTATATGGATTTAAACTTTGATTTATTAGAAGAAGTTAAACTCGCATTCGACAAAAATAAAATTACAATTCCATTTACTCAAATGGATGTAAATATTATATCAAAAGAGAAATAG